The Roseimicrobium gellanilyticum genome contains a region encoding:
- a CDS encoding transposase, whose protein sequence is MDRESLHFYNPFDHVAKTANRLPHWQQPDRTYFLTIRLADAVPAKLRAQWKQEREIWLSHHPEPWTAEVQKEYHKRFSAKMDAWLDAGHGSCLLRDPGCRALVEATLRHSDEVLYWHHAWVIMPNHAHTLTSLHIESDLKEIMKSWKGSSTHPINRLAGRRGTLWQVDYFDRLIRDGNHFANCVRYIRRNPSKAKLREGEYTLYETELARKFAPVED, encoded by the coding sequence ATGGACCGCGAGTCGCTACACTTTTATAACCCCTTCGACCACGTCGCGAAGACCGCCAACCGCCTCCCTCACTGGCAGCAACCCGATCGCACCTACTTCCTCACAATCCGCCTCGCCGACGCTGTACCCGCCAAGCTGCGCGCTCAATGGAAACAAGAACGCGAAATCTGGCTTTCCCATCATCCTGAGCCGTGGACCGCGGAAGTGCAGAAAGAATACCACAAACGCTTTTCAGCCAAGATGGATGCGTGGCTGGATGCCGGACATGGTTCTTGTTTGCTTCGAGACCCCGGCTGCCGCGCTCTTGTGGAAGCCACGCTGCGGCATTCTGATGAGGTGCTCTACTGGCATCACGCATGGGTGATCATGCCCAATCACGCGCACACCTTGACGTCCCTGCACATCGAGTCGGATCTCAAGGAAATCATGAAATCGTGGAAGGGCTCTTCAACACATCCCATCAACAGGTTGGCCGGAAGGCGGGGAACGCTTTGGCAAGTGGATTACTTTGACCGACTCATTCGGGATGGGAACCATTTCGCGAATTGTGTGAGGTATATCAGGAGGAATCCTTCCAAGGCGAAACTGCGAGAGGGTGAATACACGCTCTATGAGACGGAGCTAGCGAGGAAATTCGCTCCGGTTGAGGACTGA